The following proteins come from a genomic window of Chryseobacterium glaciei:
- a CDS encoding YciI family protein translates to MFIISLTYKASIDKVESLIIDHNLFLQKYYNTGQFITSGRKEPRTGGIILANANSKSEVEQIIEEDPFYIHQIADYNIIEFIPSRYNNNFKFFIKD, encoded by the coding sequence ATGTTTATTATTTCATTGACTTATAAAGCAAGTATCGATAAAGTAGAAAGTTTGATTATTGATCATAATTTATTTTTACAGAAATACTATAATACAGGACAATTCATTACATCTGGACGAAAGGAACCGAGAACCGGTGGTATAATTTTAGCAAATGCGAATTCTAAAAGTGAAGTTGAGCAAATTATAGAAGAAGATCCTTTTTACATTCATCAAATTGCAGATTATAATATTATTGAGTTTATTCCATCAAGGTATAATAATAATTTTAAATTTTTTATAAAAGACTAA
- a CDS encoding sugar transferase: MNHYKNWKVIFDFIFSIILIILMMPLFIVLFIIISIDTKSNGIFCQKRVGQYGKLFTIYKFKTINEKTKKSSYLGLLLRKTKLDELPQLFNIIKGEMSFVGPRPDIEGYYDKLQGNDWEVLQLKPGVTSEASIKYSNEEFLLKSQKNPMLYNDEVIFPDKVRMNLNYLEKMSFSEDLRIILKTIFKIIK, translated from the coding sequence ATGAATCATTATAAAAATTGGAAGGTCATTTTTGATTTTATTTTTTCAATCATTTTGATTATTTTGATGATGCCTTTGTTCATTGTTTTATTTATTATAATTAGTATTGATACAAAGTCAAATGGGATTTTCTGTCAAAAAAGAGTAGGCCAGTATGGTAAACTTTTTACAATTTATAAATTTAAAACAATTAATGAAAAAACTAAAAAAAGCTCGTATTTAGGTCTATTATTGAGGAAAACTAAGCTTGACGAACTTCCTCAATTATTCAATATTATTAAAGGAGAAATGAGTTTTGTAGGCCCTCGTCCGGATATTGAAGGATATTATGATAAGCTTCAAGGAAATGACTGGGAAGTGTTACAACTAAAACCTGGAGTGACTTCTGAAGCAAGTATAAAATATAGTAATGAAGAATTTTTATTAAAATCTCAGAAAAATCCTATGTTATATAATGATGAAGTTATATTTCCAGATAAAGTAAGAATGAATTTAAATTATTTGGAAAAAATGTCTTTTTCCGAAGATTTAAGGATCATTTTGAAAACAATTTTCAAAATAATAAAATAA
- the rfbC gene encoding dTDP-4-dehydrorhamnose 3,5-epimerase encodes MKIKETPLKDCYIIEPTIFEDDRGYFFEKFNEKKFEELTSMNGHFVQDNISKSSYGVLRGLHLQKGEHAQAKLVSCLEGKVWDIAVDLREDSPTFGKWFGIELTEENKLQLYIPRGFGHGFSVISETAVFAYKCDNFYNKESEGSVKFDDPELNIDWKVDPNGMILSEKDQNSLGFKDKNF; translated from the coding sequence ATGAAAATAAAAGAAACACCACTTAAAGATTGTTATATAATAGAGCCTACTATTTTTGAAGATGATAGAGGCTATTTCTTTGAGAAATTTAATGAAAAGAAGTTTGAAGAACTAACCTCAATGAACGGGCATTTCGTTCAGGATAATATTTCTAAATCTTCTTATGGAGTTTTAAGAGGGTTACACCTACAGAAAGGAGAACATGCTCAGGCTAAACTCGTTTCATGTTTGGAAGGTAAAGTTTGGGATATAGCTGTTGATTTGAGAGAAGATTCTCCAACATTTGGCAAATGGTTCGGTATAGAACTTACCGAAGAAAATAAGCTTCAATTATATATACCAAGAGGATTCGGACATGGTTTTTCAGTAATAAGTGAAACGGCTGTGTTTGCTTATAAATGTGATAATTTTTATAATAAAGAATCCGAAGGAAGTGTAAAATTTGATGATCCAGAGCTTAATATTGATTGGAAAGTTGATCCAAATGGTATGATTCTTTCAGAGAAAGATCAAAATTCACTAGGCTTTAAAGATAAAAACTTTTAA
- a CDS encoding septal ring lytic transglycosylase RlpA family protein — translation MMKRFILVIIMMISTFGIYSFKNNATDAKKTSYASYYHDKFNGRKTASGEIFDNSKLTAANRTLPFGTTIKVTNLNNGKEVIVKINDRGPFHSSRALDMSKAAFEEIGNADHGTIPVEYEIVD, via the coding sequence ATGATGAAAAGATTCATTCTCGTAATCATAATGATGATTTCAACCTTTGGTATTTATTCTTTCAAGAATAATGCCACAGATGCGAAGAAAACAAGTTATGCATCGTACTACCACGATAAATTTAACGGTAGAAAAACGGCCAGCGGAGAAATCTTTGATAATTCAAAGCTTACTGCAGCCAACAGAACGCTTCCTTTTGGTACAACTATTAAAGTAACCAATCTGAACAATGGAAAAGAGGTAATAGTGAAGATTAATGATAGAGGACCTTTCCATTCATCAAGAGCCTTAGATATGTCTAAAGCCGCGTTCGAGGAAATTGGAAATGCCGATCATGGCACGATTCCGGTGGAATATGAAATTGTCGATTAA
- a CDS encoding exodeoxyribonuclease III, translating into MRLITYNVNGIRAAFTKDFLGWLKTADPDIICIQESKAGNDQIDIESLEKLGYHSYWHSAVRKGYSGVGIASKIKPNHVEYGCGIESYDNEGRIIRADFDDFSAISVYVPSASNIERLEFKMQFCHDFLAYIKELKKTIPNLIISGDFNICHEAIDIHNPVGLKNTSGFLPIEREWMTSFIEECELIDSFRFFNNEPDNYTWWSYRQNSRANNKGWRLDYNFASYPLKDKLSRAVILKEAVHSDHCPALIEVNI; encoded by the coding sequence ATGAGATTAATTACTTACAACGTAAACGGAATCAGAGCTGCTTTTACCAAAGATTTTCTAGGTTGGCTGAAAACGGCTGACCCAGATATTATCTGCATTCAGGAGAGTAAAGCAGGAAACGATCAGATTGACATCGAAAGCCTTGAAAAATTAGGTTATCACAGTTATTGGCATTCGGCGGTGAGAAAAGGCTACAGTGGTGTCGGAATAGCTTCAAAAATAAAACCTAATCATGTAGAATATGGCTGCGGTATTGAAAGCTATGATAATGAAGGAAGAATTATCCGTGCAGACTTTGATGACTTCTCGGCAATTTCTGTATATGTACCTTCTGCTTCGAATATTGAAAGACTTGAATTTAAAATGCAGTTTTGCCATGACTTTCTAGCTTATATTAAAGAATTAAAAAAGACTATTCCCAATCTTATTATTTCGGGGGATTTTAATATCTGTCATGAAGCGATCGATATCCACAATCCGGTTGGTTTAAAAAATACTTCCGGTTTCTTACCGATAGAAAGAGAATGGATGACCAGTTTTATTGAAGAATGCGAATTGATAGACAGTTTCAGGTTTTTTAATAATGAGCCCGACAATTATACTTGGTGGAGCTACAGACAGAATTCCAGAGCTAATAACAAAGGTTGGAGATTGGATTACAACTTTGCATCCTATCCATTAAAAGATAAGCTTTCCAGAGCTGTTATTTTGAAGGAAGCTGTGCATTCGGATCACTGCCCTGCTTTAATAGAAGTTAACATCTAA
- the rimO gene encoding 30S ribosomal protein S12 methylthiotransferase RimO — MRTKSIGKKKINIVTLGCSKNVYDSEVLMSQLKANGKDVVHEDKGDIVVINTCGFIDNAKEESINTILEYVEAKNRGEVEKVFVTGCLSERYKPDLIKEIPDVDQYFGTRDLPILLKHLGADYKHELVGERLTTTPRHYAYLKISEGCDRPCSFCAIPLMRGGHTSTPIEKLVSEAQKLAKKGTKELILIAQDLTYYGLDIYKKRALGDLLKELVKVEGVEWIRLHYAFPSGFPEDVLDIIREEPKVCNYIDIPLQHINSDLLKSMKRGTTHEKTDALLAKFREKVPDMAIRTTLIVGYPGETEERFQEMKEWVREQKFDRLGCFTYSHEENTTAYVLEDDIPQEVKEARVEEIMELQSQISWEKNQEKIGKVFKCVFDRKEGNYFIGRTEYDSPDVDNTVLVSADNTYISIGEFAEVKITSAEEFDLYGELV; from the coding sequence ATGCGTACAAAATCCATAGGTAAGAAGAAAATTAACATCGTCACACTCGGCTGTTCAAAGAATGTATATGACTCTGAAGTGTTGATGAGCCAGCTGAAAGCCAATGGAAAAGATGTGGTGCATGAAGACAAAGGTGATATCGTTGTTATCAATACCTGCGGATTTATAGATAATGCAAAGGAAGAATCTATCAATACAATTCTTGAATATGTAGAGGCTAAAAACAGAGGTGAAGTTGAAAAAGTTTTTGTTACAGGTTGTCTTTCTGAAAGATATAAGCCGGATTTGATTAAAGAAATCCCTGATGTAGACCAATACTTCGGAACAAGAGATCTTCCTATTTTATTGAAACATTTAGGCGCAGATTATAAGCATGAGTTGGTTGGAGAGCGATTAACAACTACTCCAAGACATTATGCTTATTTAAAAATATCTGAAGGTTGCGACAGACCATGTTCTTTTTGTGCGATCCCTTTAATGCGTGGTGGTCATACTTCTACGCCGATTGAGAAATTAGTTTCTGAAGCTCAGAAATTAGCAAAAAAAGGAACTAAAGAATTAATTCTAATAGCTCAGGATCTTACCTATTACGGTTTAGATATCTATAAAAAACGTGCCCTTGGAGATTTATTAAAAGAACTTGTAAAAGTAGAAGGAGTAGAGTGGATTCGTCTTCATTATGCTTTCCCAAGCGGTTTTCCTGAAGATGTTTTAGATATCATCAGAGAAGAACCAAAAGTTTGTAATTATATAGATATTCCGCTTCAGCACATCAATTCAGATTTATTGAAATCGATGAAGAGAGGTACTACTCATGAAAAGACGGATGCACTTCTTGCTAAATTCAGAGAGAAAGTTCCTGATATGGCAATTAGAACAACTTTAATCGTTGGGTATCCCGGAGAAACTGAAGAAAGATTTCAGGAAATGAAGGAGTGGGTAAGAGAACAAAAGTTTGACAGATTGGGTTGTTTTACATATTCTCATGAGGAAAATACTACGGCTTATGTTTTGGAGGATGATATTCCTCAGGAAGTAAAAGAAGCTAGGGTAGAAGAAATCATGGAATTACAATCTCAAATTTCTTGGGAAAAGAATCAGGAGAAGATTGGAAAAGTTTTCAAATGTGTATTCGATAGAAAAGAAGGAAACTATTTTATAGGAAGAACAGAATATGATTCTCCTGATGTAGACAATACAGTGTTGGTTTCTGCGGACAATACTTATATTTCTATTGGCGAATTTGCTGAGGTTAAGATCACTTCTGCCGAAGAATTCGACTTGTATGGAGAGTTGGTTTAA
- a CDS encoding HAD family hydrolase, whose product MKNKYIIFDLDDTLMYEIDYLESAYLRIASMLDENNSGQLFEKMITSYKDKQDTFSLLETEYTVSKHELLDIYRNHYPLLKVNEDVNFVLDYIKNKNYKLGLITDGRSVTQRNKLKALNIESLFDEIIISEEFGSTKPNENNYKVFMTDTNMDYFYIGDNPKKDFITPNKLGWQTIALKDRGRNIHQQNFDESLEHKPHFIIDNLRELINYIS is encoded by the coding sequence ATGAAGAATAAATATATTATTTTTGATCTTGATGATACTTTAATGTATGAAATAGACTATCTGGAATCTGCTTACCTAAGAATAGCGAGTATGTTGGATGAAAATAATTCGGGGCAGTTATTTGAAAAAATGATTACTTCTTATAAAGACAAACAAGATACTTTTAGTCTTTTAGAAACTGAATATACGGTTAGTAAGCATGAACTTTTAGATATCTACAGAAATCATTATCCGCTTCTTAAAGTAAATGAAGATGTTAATTTTGTTTTAGATTATATCAAAAACAAGAATTATAAGCTGGGATTGATAACCGATGGAAGATCAGTAACACAGCGAAATAAGCTTAAAGCTTTAAATATAGAATCTCTGTTTGACGAAATTATTATTTCTGAAGAGTTTGGAAGCACCAAACCAAATGAAAATAATTATAAAGTATTCATGACGGATACTAATATGGACTATTTTTATATAGGAGATAATCCAAAGAAAGATTTTATCACACCAAATAAGTTGGGATGGCAAACTATAGCATTAAAAGATAGAGGAAGAAACATCCATCAGCAAAATTTTGATGAATCTTTAGAGCATAAACCTCATTTTATAATAGATAATCTAAGAGAATTGATCAATTATATAAGTTAA
- a CDS encoding aminotransferase class I/II-fold pyridoxal phosphate-dependent enzyme: MSEKIWLSSPHMGGNELKYINEAFKENWVAPLGPNVDGFEKDLELFLNKDVNVAVLSAGTAAIHLALIECGVEHGDEVICQSMTFSASANPISYCGATPVFIDSESDTWNMCPKALKEAIEDRIKNGKKPKAIIVVHLYGMPAKMDEIVSIANEYQIDLIEDAAEALGSKYKDQSCGTFGRFGILSFNGNKIITTSGGGALVCHTKDDKDKTVFLSTQARDNAPHYQHSHIGFNYRMSNIVAGIGRGQMEVLQDRVDARRAMHDFYVNIFEKIDGVEVFSEPNSDFYSNHWLSSIIIDPAIVGKTREDLRLAFLEDNIESRPLWKPMHMQPIFADAPYYGTNVSEKLFEDGLCLPSGSNLSDEERERIANVISKFF, translated from the coding sequence ATGTCTGAGAAAATCTGGTTATCCTCTCCTCACATGGGAGGCAATGAATTAAAATATATAAATGAAGCTTTCAAAGAAAATTGGGTAGCTCCATTAGGACCTAACGTAGATGGGTTCGAAAAAGATTTAGAACTTTTTTTAAATAAAGATGTAAATGTTGCTGTTTTATCTGCGGGTACGGCGGCTATTCATTTGGCTTTAATAGAATGTGGAGTTGAGCATGGTGATGAGGTTATATGCCAGTCAATGACATTCTCTGCTTCTGCAAATCCGATTTCGTATTGTGGTGCAACCCCTGTATTTATTGATAGCGAATCAGATACATGGAATATGTGTCCAAAAGCTTTAAAAGAAGCTATTGAAGATAGAATTAAGAATGGTAAAAAGCCAAAAGCAATAATTGTAGTTCATTTGTATGGAATGCCTGCTAAAATGGACGAGATAGTTTCTATTGCTAATGAATATCAAATTGATCTTATTGAAGATGCCGCAGAAGCTTTGGGTTCAAAATATAAAGACCAGTCTTGTGGTACTTTTGGTCGTTTTGGAATTCTAAGTTTTAACGGAAATAAGATTATCACGACTTCTGGAGGTGGCGCATTAGTTTGTCACACAAAGGATGATAAAGATAAAACTGTGTTTTTGTCTACTCAGGCCAGAGACAATGCTCCTCATTATCAACACTCACATATTGGTTTCAATTACAGAATGAGCAATATTGTAGCAGGTATTGGAAGAGGACAAATGGAGGTATTACAAGATCGAGTAGATGCAAGAAGAGCAATGCATGATTTTTATGTGAATATCTTTGAAAAAATTGATGGAGTAGAAGTTTTTTCTGAACCGAATTCTGATTTTTATTCAAATCATTGGCTTTCTTCTATCATAATTGATCCGGCTATTGTTGGTAAAACAAGAGAGGATTTAAGATTAGCATTTTTAGAAGATAATATAGAATCAAGACCATTATGGAAACCTATGCATATGCAGCCAATTTTTGCTGATGCGCCTTATTATGGAACCAATGTTTCCGAAAAATTATTTGAGGATGGACTTTGCTTACCTTCAGGATCTAACCTTTCTGATGAAGAAAGGGAAAGAATTGCTAATGTTATCAGTAAGTTTTTTTAA